In Leclercia sp. AS011, the sequence AGATGTCATCGCTTATCCAACAGAAGCTGTTTTTGGGGTGGGATGCGATCCCGACAGCGAAGTCGCCGTAACGCGACTGTTAACACTCAAGCAGAGACCGGTTGAAAAAGGGCTGATTCTCATTGCTGCCAGTTTCGAACAGCTTAAACCTTATATTGATGATTCCATGTTGACGTCAGCACAGCGTGAAACCATTTTTGCAGCCTGGCCTGGCCCCGTAACCTTTGTGTTCCCGGCTCTGCCGACAACACCGCGGTGGCTGACGGGACGATTTGATTCACTAGCCGTTCGCGTGACTGACCATCCCCTGGTTATCGATCTCTGTAATCGTTTTGGTAAACCGCTGGTCTCTACCAGTGCCAATCTGACGGGCTTGCCTCCTTGCCGCACCTCGGAAGAGGTATTCGCGCAGTTTGGTGACGATTTCCCTGTGGTTATCGGTGAAACCGGTGGCCGTCTGAATCCGTCAGAAATTCGTGATGCTTTGACCGGCGAACGTTTTCGCCAGGGGTAATCAGATGGAAACGTACGCCGTTTTTGGTAATCCAATCGCTCACAGCAAGTCGCCGTTTATTCATCAGCAGTTTGCGCAGCAGCTGAACATCGAGCACCCTTATGGGCGCGTGCTTGCACCTGTCGATGCCTTTGTGGCGACGCTGGAGAGTTTCTTTGCTGGTGGCGGTAAAGGGGCTAATGTCACAGTGCCTTTTAAAGAAGAGGCATTCGAGCGCGCTGATGAGTTAACGGAACGTGCGTCCCTGGCGGGAGCGGTGAATACCCTTAAACGGCTTGATGATGGTCGGATTCTGGGAGACAACACGGACGGGATTGGCTTGCTGAGCGATCTGGAACGGTTGTCATTTATCAAACCCGGCGCGCGCATCCTGCTGATCGGTGCGGGAGGGGCGTCGCGTGGGGTGATTCTCCCGCTGCTTTCCCTGGATTGTGCCGTGACCATTACCAACCGTACCCATTCCCGCGCGGTAGAACTGGCCACCCTTTTTGCTCATACCGGGAGTATCCATGCGACAGCTATGGACGCGCTGAGCGGACGTGAATTTGATCTGATCATTAATGCGACCTCAAGCGGTATTAATGGTGATGTTCCCGCTATTCCCTCTTCATTAGTAAACCCGCAGGTTTACTGCTATGACATGTTCTACCAGAAAGGC encodes:
- the tsaC gene encoding L-threonylcarbamoyladenylate synthase type 1 TsaC gives rise to the protein MNNNLQSGSIAHAVDVLNKEDVIAYPTEAVFGVGCDPDSEVAVTRLLTLKQRPVEKGLILIAASFEQLKPYIDDSMLTSAQRETIFAAWPGPVTFVFPALPTTPRWLTGRFDSLAVRVTDHPLVIDLCNRFGKPLVSTSANLTGLPPCRTSEEVFAQFGDDFPVVIGETGGRLNPSEIRDALTGERFRQG
- the aroE gene encoding shikimate dehydrogenase, giving the protein METYAVFGNPIAHSKSPFIHQQFAQQLNIEHPYGRVLAPVDAFVATLESFFAGGGKGANVTVPFKEEAFERADELTERASLAGAVNTLKRLDDGRILGDNTDGIGLLSDLERLSFIKPGARILLIGAGGASRGVILPLLSLDCAVTITNRTHSRAVELATLFAHTGSIHATAMDALSGREFDLIINATSSGINGDVPAIPSSLVNPQVYCYDMFYQKGKTPFLNWCEQQGAKKLADGLGMLVGQAAHAVMLWHGVLPAVEPVIEVLKRELSA